The genomic DNA GGCGTCGCGGCAGCGGTCGATGACCCGTTCGAGCAACTCGAACAGGTCCTTCAGCACGTAAACTTTCAGCGGATCGTGTTTGCCGCTGTAAAGGTCGCGCAACAGATCGAGGATCGCCTTGTCGGCCTCGCCCTCAAGCTTTTGCAGCTTGTCGTTGAGCGACTTGACTTCCTCGAGACTCGCCGCGCGGCGCAGGCACTTGACGAGCGACACGAGTGTCTCGGCGGCCTGGTCGAGCAAGGCCCCCTGCTGGGAGAAGTCCGCGCCCGTGACGAGGTGCGGCGCGACGAGCATCCGCTCGGCAAACTTCTCGATGGTCTTGGGAATCTTGTAGAGCGCGTTGGAGAGCGCCTCGATGTCCTCGCGTTCCAGCGCGGTGACAAAGGTGGTGCAGACCTTCTCGCTGATCTCCTCTGTGATCTTCTTGTCCTTGCGGCGCGATTGGACGAACTCGCTCATGAGCGCCGGGTCCGGGTTGCGGCTGAGCTTGAGCAGCGCGGCGGCGCTGGATCGCGCCTCCTCGGCGCTGGCTTCAAGCAGGGTGAAGAAGACGTCTTCCTTCCCAAGGATTTTTTGGAGCGAGAACATAGTGGGGTCGGTGTGGTTTCGGTTGTTTCGCGGCGAGAGTGTGGCGGCCAAATGACGAACCGGCAGCGGCGAGGTGACGATTGCGTGACAAGTCAGGTTAGAACTTCCACAAGGCGTCCACCTGGATGCGCGTTGCCCCAGCCGCCGAGCCGACGGGCGTCTCATGAACCGCGTCGGTCACCCAAAGCGTCACGCCCAATGTGAGCGAGTCGAAGGGCGTGTAGCCGACGCGGAAGATATGACCGCGCACGTTCGTGCCGCCGATGAAGCCCGCCGTGCCGCCGGTCATGCGCGCCGCCTGGGTGAATGCGTTGAAGTCCGACTCGGGCAGCTCTTCGTAGATCGAGTCCGCCTGCACTTCGCGCAGCTCGTAGCTGGTTTCCCACAAGCCTTTCTTGCCAGCCTTGCCCATCGTCAGCTTGAGCGAATACGCCTCGTTGTCACGTGGCGCGGCCGGGTTGTGGAGGAACTCGCCCGAAAGGCGGATGGGGAACGCGCCCTTGTAGAAGCTCACCTCGGGCACGACATAGGTAATGCCGGCATCCACGATGAACGGGTTGAAATTGTAAGCCGGCGCGCCTGCCGAAGT from Verrucomicrobiota bacterium includes the following:
- a CDS encoding DUF47 family protein — protein: MFSLQKILGKEDVFFTLLEASAEEARSSAAALLKLSRNPDPALMSEFVQSRRKDKKITEEISEKVCTTFVTALEREDIEALSNALYKIPKTIEKFAERMLVAPHLVTGADFSQQGALLDQAAETLVSLVKCLRRAASLEEVKSLNDKLQKLEGEADKAILDLLRDLYSGKHDPLKVYVLKDLFELLERVIDRCRDAGNVVVHIMLKHA